One Haloarchaeobius amylolyticus DNA window includes the following coding sequences:
- the cas4 gene encoding CRISPR-associated protein Cas4, translated as MMDNLVNVSDLNQYVYCPRRYWYLHFFDTQGQNYERVEGTSLHDAQSTRGGWLNELYLESETLGLKGKIDVLERDTSTPVPIERKRAASGEYYKSDEIQLAGYCMLLEDHIDQQVDEGAIYLYETDQRMHIPITDDHRDSVRDIVEAMQSMSVDTVPSFTDNPAKCEACSTREYCMPAETIKLEPQKVRGTGWEDEL; from the coding sequence ATGATGGACAACTTAGTGAACGTCTCTGACCTGAATCAGTACGTATATTGCCCTCGTCGGTACTGGTATCTCCACTTTTTCGACACACAAGGCCAGAATTATGAGCGAGTTGAGGGAACTTCCCTCCACGACGCTCAATCGACCCGTGGAGGGTGGCTCAACGAGCTATATCTAGAGTCCGAAACCCTCGGTCTAAAAGGGAAAATCGATGTCCTAGAACGAGATACAAGTACGCCAGTTCCAATTGAAAGAAAGCGAGCCGCAAGTGGGGAGTACTACAAGAGCGACGAAATACAGCTCGCCGGGTACTGCATGCTGCTTGAAGACCACATCGATCAGCAAGTCGATGAAGGCGCGATTTACCTGTATGAAACCGACCAGCGTATGCACATCCCGATTACTGACGATCACCGAGACAGTGTCCGTGACATCGTAGAGGCGATGCAATCCATGTCTGTCGACACTGTCCCTTCATTCACAGATAACCCCGCGAAATGTGAGGCGTGTTCGACACGCGAGTACTGTATGCCAGCGGAGACAATCAAGCTAGAGCCACAGAAGGTCAGAGGGACCGGTTGGGAGGACGAATTATGA